Proteins encoded in a region of the Spiribacter sp. 1M189 genome:
- a CDS encoding ABC transporter ATP-binding protein yields the protein MSINIRIAGVSHWFASPEDPVLDGVNLNLDAGQTLSIVGESGCGKSTLLHMIAGMLQPRTGRVYVGGQPALAPNPRWNIMFQRSALYPWLTVVKNVALGLEFAGIRKGRRARALAMLERVGLADRADAHPQDLSGGQQQRVALARSLVVSPSVILLDEPFSALDTFTRSDLQAEVLSIVAEQGITLVQVTHDLDEAVIMGDRIAVMERHPGRIHGVIENRMPAPRQPGRPGFAEMRDELLAAFGRARRNPLSTDTRPSQAPVAVNA from the coding sequence TTGAGTATCAATATTCGTATCGCCGGCGTGTCGCACTGGTTTGCCTCGCCCGAGGACCCGGTGCTCGACGGGGTGAATCTCAACCTCGATGCCGGACAAACACTGTCAATCGTCGGCGAGAGCGGCTGTGGCAAGTCCACTCTGCTGCACATGATCGCGGGCATGCTGCAGCCACGGACGGGCCGGGTTTACGTAGGCGGGCAGCCGGCGCTGGCACCCAATCCGCGCTGGAACATCATGTTTCAACGCTCAGCACTCTACCCGTGGCTCACCGTCGTGAAGAATGTTGCGCTGGGGCTGGAGTTTGCTGGTATCCGAAAGGGCAGACGGGCTCGAGCCCTGGCGATGCTCGAGCGGGTGGGGCTTGCCGACCGAGCGGATGCGCACCCCCAGGACCTTTCCGGGGGACAGCAGCAGCGCGTCGCCCTGGCAAGGTCGTTGGTGGTCTCACCCTCCGTGATTCTTTTGGATGAGCCCTTCTCGGCGCTGGATACGTTTACTCGCAGCGACCTCCAGGCCGAGGTGCTATCGATCGTCGCCGAGCAGGGGATCACGCTGGTCCAGGTGACTCATGACCTGGACGAGGCGGTGATTATGGGCGACCGAATCGCGGTCATGGAGCGCCACCCCGGCCGGATTCACGGCGTGATCGAAAACCGCATGCCTGCCCCGCGGCAGCCCGGACGGCCCGGTTTCGCGGAAATGCGTGACGAGTTGCTTGCCGCGTTCGGTCGCGCGCGCCGAAACCCGTTGAGTACTGATACCCGGCCGAGCCAAGCGCCGGTCGCCGTCAATGCCTGA
- a CDS encoding ABC transporter substrate-binding protein — protein MTEEDPTGRAQSQSDCGCSRVLTPDYEIRAGRRRFMLDGLAAMGGLTAAMTLPVGFSPAHAETHPVLRIGYLPITDATSLLTAYAMGYYQDEGVQAEKPELIRSWSSLVEGFARDRFNLVHLLKPIPVWMRYNNDFPVKIMAWAHVNGSGLVVGGRSDIESFVDLGGTQIAVPYWYSVHNTLLQMALRKAGLEPVIQAQEAPLGPQQVNLLILPPPEMPASLAAGQIDGYIVAEPFNAAGELLAGGRLLRFTGDMWENHPCCVVCMHEHQVSANPQWTQRVINAVVRGAQYAQNHKAEVAEMLSRDGEGYLPMPAEVVRRAMTHYDTPEYRETGAVQHPDWATGRIDFSPYPYPSATKRLVREMNQTLVEGDQTFLNGLDPEFVADDLVDYRFIDEALRRYPEADYLGSRKRRERLAL, from the coding sequence ATGACAGAAGAAGACCCGACGGGGCGCGCGCAGAGTCAGTCGGATTGCGGCTGCAGCCGGGTGCTGACACCTGATTATGAGATTCGCGCTGGCCGGCGCCGGTTCATGCTTGATGGTCTTGCCGCCATGGGCGGCCTCACCGCCGCAATGACGCTGCCGGTGGGGTTTTCGCCGGCTCACGCGGAGACTCATCCTGTCCTGCGAATCGGTTACCTGCCGATTACCGATGCCACCTCGCTCCTCACCGCCTACGCGATGGGCTATTATCAGGATGAGGGCGTCCAGGCCGAAAAGCCTGAGTTGATCCGAAGCTGGTCGTCATTGGTAGAAGGCTTCGCACGCGACCGTTTCAACCTGGTTCATCTTCTCAAGCCCATCCCAGTATGGATGCGCTACAACAACGACTTTCCGGTCAAGATAATGGCCTGGGCGCATGTCAATGGCTCGGGGCTGGTCGTGGGCGGGCGCTCCGATATCGAAAGCTTCGTCGACCTTGGCGGGACGCAGATCGCCGTGCCGTACTGGTACTCGGTGCACAACACGCTCTTGCAGATGGCACTCCGCAAAGCAGGTCTGGAGCCGGTCATTCAGGCTCAGGAGGCACCGCTCGGCCCGCAGCAGGTCAATCTGCTGATACTGCCGCCGCCGGAGATGCCGGCGAGCCTTGCGGCAGGGCAGATTGACGGCTACATCGTTGCCGAGCCCTTCAATGCCGCCGGCGAGTTGCTGGCGGGCGGTCGATTGCTGCGGTTTACCGGCGATATGTGGGAAAACCACCCCTGCTGTGTGGTCTGCATGCATGAGCATCAGGTCAGCGCCAATCCGCAATGGACGCAACGGGTCATCAACGCTGTGGTCCGCGGTGCGCAGTATGCGCAGAATCACAAGGCGGAGGTCGCGGAGATGCTCTCGCGCGACGGTGAGGGGTATCTGCCGATGCCGGCAGAGGTGGTGCGCCGCGCCATGACGCACTACGACACGCCCGAATATCGGGAAACGGGCGCGGTTCAGCACCCGGATTGGGCGACAGGGCGGATCGACTTCTCGCCCTATCCTTATCCCTCGGCGACCAAGCGGCTCGTCCGGGAGATGAACCAGACGCTCGTCGAAGGCGATCAGACTTTTCTGAATGGCCTGGATCCTGAATTTGTCGCCGATGATCTGGTGGACTACCGATTCATCGACGAGGCATTGCGGCGGTATCCAGAGGCCGATTATCTGGGCAGTCGCAAACGTCGGGAGCGTCTGGCGCTGTGA
- a CDS encoding ABC transporter permease, translated as MSAARGATLPRYAGLMHWLQRIGYPLAGAGGLLFLWWLGGVYIDAQPDLFAFTRFAPSAALPAAWQLLVSGDLLNAAAASLQRIGWGMLIATLIAVPVGILVGLSEVLQRATSFPFQLLRMVSPLAWMPIAVMVFATWDGAIIFLIVMAAIWPVLFSTAFAVQRIDPLHARVARNLGASFAGRLRRLILPAIAPDVLAGLRLALGVAWVVLVPAEYLGVTSGLGYAINDARDILAYDRLAALVLWIGLIGYLLDSLVVFFMRRVAWRQTA; from the coding sequence GTGAGTGCGGCCCGTGGCGCAACACTCCCGCGGTATGCCGGCCTGATGCATTGGCTGCAGCGGATCGGCTATCCGCTTGCCGGTGCGGGAGGCCTGTTGTTCCTCTGGTGGCTTGGTGGCGTTTACATCGATGCGCAGCCCGATCTCTTCGCCTTCACGCGGTTTGCTCCCTCGGCCGCATTGCCGGCGGCGTGGCAGTTGCTCGTGAGCGGTGATCTGCTCAATGCCGCCGCGGCGAGTCTTCAGCGTATTGGTTGGGGGATGTTGATCGCGACGCTGATCGCTGTGCCGGTCGGCATCCTTGTGGGGCTCTCCGAGGTACTGCAACGCGCGACGTCGTTCCCTTTCCAGCTCCTGCGCATGGTAAGCCCGTTGGCGTGGATGCCGATTGCGGTGATGGTCTTCGCCACCTGGGACGGGGCGATCATCTTCCTGATTGTTATGGCTGCCATCTGGCCGGTGCTTTTCTCGACCGCCTTCGCGGTCCAGCGCATCGACCCCCTGCATGCCCGCGTGGCGCGCAATCTCGGTGCCTCCTTCGCGGGCCGGTTGCGACGCCTCATCCTGCCGGCCATCGCACCAGATGTCCTCGCGGGACTGCGGCTTGCGCTGGGCGTGGCCTGGGTGGTGCTCGTGCCGGCGGAATATCTGGGCGTGACCAGCGGGCTTGGCTACGCCATCAACGATGCCCGGGACATTCTTGCCTATGACCGACTCGCCGCTCTGGTCCTGTGGATCGGACTTATCGGTTATCTGCTGGATAGCCTCGTGGTCTTTTTCATGCGGCGTGTCGCATGGCGGCAAACCGCTTAA
- a CDS encoding OsmC family protein translates to MSSVTNESTTKANLRPIDREGLLGFAEKGRNNPGARGTNTVHTVVEGQYRTISYVRGHEVVVDEPLHLFGEDTAPAPAEVILSALGGCLAVGITAVATWKQVSLSKVELHLEGDIGNPAAWGAGGHEPSPEEMGIQAVRVRVDIEGDAPRETLDEIVQRANYFSPIGNTIRNPIDFEISLLD, encoded by the coding sequence ATGAGTAGCGTTACCAACGAATCCACCACCAAGGCAAACCTGCGGCCCATCGATCGGGAGGGCCTCCTCGGTTTCGCCGAGAAAGGCCGGAACAACCCGGGAGCACGCGGCACGAACACGGTGCACACCGTGGTGGAAGGCCAGTACCGGACCATCAGCTATGTCCGTGGCCACGAGGTAGTCGTTGACGAGCCTCTGCATTTGTTTGGCGAGGACACGGCGCCTGCGCCGGCGGAGGTCATCCTTTCTGCGCTGGGGGGCTGCCTTGCCGTCGGAATCACTGCGGTCGCCACCTGGAAGCAGGTCTCCCTTAGCAAAGTTGAGCTCCACCTTGAGGGCGATATCGGCAATCCCGCGGCCTGGGGCGCCGGTGGCCACGAGCCATCGCCGGAGGAAATGGGCATCCAGGCCGTCCGCGTGCGCGTCGATATCGAGGGTGACGCCCCGCGGGAGACGTTGGACGAAATCGTCCAGCGGGCGAATTACTTCTCGCCCATCGGCAACACCATCCGCAATCCCATCGATTTCGAGATCAGTCTGCTGGATTGA
- a CDS encoding class I SAM-dependent DNA methyltransferase: MSERKITETEILNRVYNATDHEALMSAYRDWADQYDSDLLDRFGYVAHVATAKALHEALGGSTDARILDAGCGTGLVGEELVKLGYRHIDALDYSADMLAQAARKGIYGERMQADMKHRLPVDDDAYDAVVCTGTFTYGHVTGDAFDELVRIVRPGGVIVFTIREGAYEEYGYRRRMLDLETAGAWELVSFYDTPYQLEEGNTCKMCSYRVPYRA; the protein is encoded by the coding sequence ATGAGCGAGCGCAAGATCACCGAGACGGAGATCCTCAACCGGGTCTATAACGCCACCGATCACGAGGCGCTGATGAGCGCCTATCGCGACTGGGCCGACCAATACGACAGCGACCTGCTGGACCGGTTTGGCTATGTCGCTCATGTTGCCACGGCCAAGGCTCTCCACGAGGCCTTGGGTGGCTCGACCGACGCACGAATCCTCGATGCCGGCTGCGGCACCGGCCTGGTGGGCGAGGAGCTGGTCAAACTGGGTTACCGCCACATCGACGCCCTCGACTACTCCGCGGACATGCTCGCCCAGGCGGCGCGTAAAGGGATTTACGGTGAACGCATGCAGGCCGACATGAAACATCGCCTGCCCGTCGACGACGACGCCTATGACGCGGTTGTGTGTACCGGCACCTTCACCTACGGCCATGTCACCGGCGATGCCTTCGACGAGTTGGTGCGCATCGTCCGCCCCGGTGGCGTGATCGTCTTCACCATTCGGGAAGGGGCCTACGAGGAATATGGCTACCGTCGCCGCATGCTCGATCTGGAGACGGCCGGTGCATGGGAGCTGGTGAGCTTCTATGACACGCCCTACCAGCTCGAGGAAGGCAACACCTGCAAGATGTGCAGCTACCGGGTGCCATACCGGGCTTAG
- a CDS encoding DUF302 domain-containing protein, whose amino-acid sequence MSYTINRVIEDADFEAVDERTRKALADHSFGVLTEIDVQGTMKKKLDNDMAGYRILGACNPAMAWEAIGVEPRVGAMLPCNVILREVAEGIEVSAVDPVSSMSGIDNPELTKIAGEVRDRLAVVVEAI is encoded by the coding sequence ATGTCCTACACGATTAACCGGGTCATCGAGGATGCCGATTTCGAGGCCGTCGATGAGCGCACCCGCAAGGCGCTTGCCGATCACAGCTTCGGCGTGCTGACGGAAATTGACGTCCAGGGCACCATGAAGAAAAAGCTGGACAACGACATGGCGGGCTATCGGATCCTTGGCGCCTGCAACCCGGCAATGGCCTGGGAGGCCATTGGCGTCGAGCCACGGGTTGGAGCGATGCTGCCATGCAATGTCATTCTGCGCGAGGTGGCCGAGGGTATTGAAGTCAGCGCCGTCGATCCGGTCTCGTCCATGTCCGGGATCGATAACCCCGAGCTTACAAAGATCGCCGGAGAAGTCCGGGACCGGCTGGCGGTGGTTGTTGAGGCGATCTGA
- a CDS encoding histidine phosphatase family protein, whose protein sequence is MKYFAFLLVAALVSTSAAADDDVFEALRENGHVLLLRHAIAPGFGDPAGFDVADCTTQRNLSENGRQQARAIGAQLRDEGLKDAVVYTSYWCRCRDTADEMALTEAKPHPGLNSFFQARDQRDEIVSDLRHLLGELANGPPAVLVTHQVNIRAITGQGVRSGEGVVVRPDETGSVHVIGSFPP, encoded by the coding sequence ATGAAATACTTCGCCTTCTTATTAGTGGCAGCGCTGGTGAGCACCAGCGCCGCGGCTGACGACGACGTCTTCGAAGCACTCAGGGAAAATGGGCATGTCCTGCTGCTTCGTCATGCCATCGCGCCCGGATTTGGCGATCCGGCAGGATTCGATGTGGCGGATTGCACCACCCAGCGAAACCTTTCGGAAAACGGCCGCCAGCAGGCCCGGGCCATTGGCGCGCAGCTCCGCGACGAGGGCCTCAAAGACGCCGTTGTGTACACGAGTTACTGGTGCCGCTGCCGGGACACGGCCGATGAGATGGCACTGACAGAGGCGAAACCCCATCCGGGGCTGAACAGCTTTTTCCAGGCCCGTGATCAGCGCGATGAAATCGTCTCCGACCTGCGCCACCTACTTGGCGAGCTCGCCAACGGCCCACCGGCCGTCCTTGTGACTCACCAGGTGAATATCCGGGCGATCACCGGACAGGGCGTGCGCTCCGGTGAGGGTGTCGTTGTCCGGCCCGATGAGACCGGCTCAGTGCATGTCATAGGGTCATTCCCGCCCTGA
- a CDS encoding phasin family protein produces the protein MAVFTCSKSDEDNTMNDFMMNNEMFTKYSEQAEKLFMAPTRDYAKLAMDYAEKLIDAQMEAARTYNELGLQQARAMLDIKDTAALQQYAEKQQAVAKDLGERVKGDAEKVVAMNQDFVNETRKLVESSVQSVSDTATQTVNAAKKTAKTAKAS, from the coding sequence ATGGCCGTCTTCACATGCAGCAAATCCGATGAGGACAACACGATGAACGACTTCATGATGAACAACGAGATGTTTACCAAGTACAGCGAGCAGGCCGAGAAGCTTTTCATGGCGCCGACGCGCGACTACGCGAAGCTGGCCATGGACTATGCCGAGAAGCTGATTGACGCGCAGATGGAAGCGGCACGGACCTACAACGAGCTTGGTCTGCAGCAGGCCCGCGCCATGCTCGACATCAAGGACACCGCAGCCCTTCAGCAGTACGCCGAGAAGCAGCAGGCTGTCGCCAAGGACCTCGGCGAGCGCGTCAAGGGTGATGCCGAGAAGGTCGTCGCAATGAACCAGGACTTCGTCAACGAGACCCGCAAGCTCGTCGAGTCCAGCGTTCAGAGTGTTTCTGACACGGCGACCCAGACGGTCAACGCCGCGAAGAAGACCGCGAAGACCGCCAAGGCCAGCTAA
- a CDS encoding tRNA-binding protein — MQTIEFEDFARVELRVGTVIGVEEFPEARRPAWRMRIDFGPEIGERKSSAQITDLYDPESLMGRQVLAVVNFPPKQIGPFMSECLVTGFHRDDGAIVLCGPDIVVPNGSRLI; from the coding sequence ATGCAGACTATTGAGTTCGAAGACTTCGCCCGCGTGGAGCTGCGGGTCGGCACCGTCATTGGTGTCGAGGAATTCCCGGAGGCCCGGCGTCCCGCCTGGAGAATGCGCATCGACTTCGGCCCGGAGATAGGCGAGCGCAAGTCGAGCGCGCAGATCACCGACCTCTACGACCCAGAAAGCCTGATGGGCCGGCAGGTCCTTGCAGTCGTCAACTTCCCGCCCAAGCAGATCGGGCCATTCATGTCCGAGTGCCTGGTCACCGGATTCCATCGTGACGACGGGGCCATCGTGCTCTGCGGCCCCGATATCGTCGTACCCAACGGGAGCCGCCTTATCTGA